A stretch of the Lolium perenne isolate Kyuss_39 chromosome 3, Kyuss_2.0, whole genome shotgun sequence genome encodes the following:
- the LOC127344614 gene encoding uncharacterized protein: MPLLVAQPPPISVSCAICSSSSSTRFSSALPAPDAGSLLLFDDLVLGDGEVTNNDDPEAKLEWLRSQIIGAEAEFASPFGTRRLTYADHTASGRCLQFVEEFVQRNVLPYYGNTHTVDSYVGLHTGELAGEAARYVKRSLGGGPQDALLFCGTGCTAAIKRLQEVAGMAVPPTLRSLVLEALPPSDRWVVFLGPYEHHSNLLSWRESLAEVVEIGLRQDDGLLDVGALEAALAAPELAGRPMLGSFSACSNVTGLRTDTRAVARLLHRHGAFACFDFACSAPYVGIDMRSGEPDGYDAVFLSGHKFLGGPGSPGILAMSSRLYRLRGTAPSTSGGGTVLYVSAYGHGDTVYCEDTEEREDAGTPAIIQKVRAALAFRVKDWVGEACIEEREQRMLSLALRRIRKAANPSLSLLLGGATGSTARRLPVLSFVVYPPVDVDREPSSGTELARDGGGNEELGVVRPQLHCRFVTKLLNDLFGVQARGGCACAGPYGHRLLGITPARAKAIKSAVQMGYQGVKPGWTRVSLAYYTSTREAEFVLDAMDFVASFGHRFLPLYTFDWKSGDWRYNHSCGRVLLPNNGVTDTASSTSAAPASHAGVAKPERDYQSYMAFARSMAESLLSAGLKNDTPARDIPKAIDQRLIYFVI, translated from the exons ATGCCGCTTCTCGTCGCGCAGCCCCCGCCCATTTCTGTCAGTTGTGCCATTTGTAGCAGCAGTAGTAGTACCAGATTCAGCAGCGCACTTCCTGCGCCAGATGCTGGTAGCCTCCTCCTGTTCGATGATCTGGTGCTCGGTGACGGCGAGGTCACCAACAATGACGACCCTGAAGCGAAGCTCGAGTGGCTCAGGTCGCAGATCATCGGCGCGGAAGCAGAGTTCGCGTCGCCGTTCGGGACTCGTCGCCTCACCTACGCCGACCACACCGCCTCCGGCCGCTGCCTTCAGTTTGTCGAGGAGTTTGTGCAGCGGAACGTTCTCCCGTACTATG GAAACACGCACACGGTGGACAGCTACGTGGGGTTGCACACGGGCGAGCTCGCCGGTGAGGCGGCGCGGTACGTGAAGCGCAGCCTGGGCGGCGGCCCACAGGACGCGCTTCTCTTCTGCGGAACGGGCTGCACCGCCGCCATCAAGCGCCTCCaggaggtggccggcatggccgtcCCTCCCACGCTGCGCTCGCTGGTGCTGGAGGCCCTCCCGCCTTCCGACCGGTGGGTGGTGTTCCTGGGGCCCTACGAGCACCACTCCAACCTGCTCTCGTGGCGGGAGAGCCTGGCGGAGGTGGTGGAGATCGGGCTGCGGCAGGACGACGGCCTCCTCGACGTGGGAGCCctggaggcggcgctggcggcgcccgaGCTCGCCGGGCGGCCCATGCTGGGCTCTTTCTCGGCGTGCAGCAACGTCACCGGTCTGCGCACCGACACGCGGGCGGTGGCGCGCCTGCTGCACCGCCACGGCGCCTTCGCCTGCTTCGACTTCGCGTGCAGCGCGCCCTACGTCGGCATCGACATGAGGTCCGGGGAGCCGGACGGCTACGATGCCGTCTTCCTGAGCGGCCACAAGTTCCTCGGCGGGCCCGGAAGCCCAGGCATCCTCGCGATGTCGTCGCGGCTGTACCGCCTACGCGGCACCGCGCCGTCCACCAGCGGCGGGGGCACCGTGCTCTACGTCAGCGCCTACGGGCACGGGGACACGGTGTACTGCGAGGACACGGAGGAGCGCGAGGACGCGGGCACGCCGGCGATCATACAGAAGGTCCGAGCAGCGCTGGCGTTCCGGGTGAAGGACTGGGTTGGGGAGGCGTGCATCGAGGAGCGCGAGCAGCGCATGCTCTCCCTCGCTCTCCGCCGGATCCGGAAGGCCGCGAACCCCAGTCTAAGCCTGCTGCTCGGCGGCGCCACTGGCAGCACGGCGCGCCGGCTCCCGGTCCTGTCCTTCGTTGTGTATCCTCCGGTCGACGTCGACCGCGAGCCTAGCTCCGGCACCGAGCTAGCGCGCGACGGTGGCGGGAACGAGGAGCTGGGGGTGGTGAGGCCGCAGCTGCACTGCCGGTTCGTGACGAAGCTGCTCAACGACCTGTTCGGCGTGCAGGCTCGCGGGGGCTGCGCCTGCGCGGGGCCCTACGGCCATCGACTCCTCGGCATCACTCCGGCGCGAGCCAAGGCCATCAAATCCGCCGTCCAGATG GGCTATCAGGGTGTGAAACCAGGGTGGACGCGCGTCAGCCTCGCCTACTACACGTCGACGCGTGAGGCCGAGTTCGTGCTGGATGCCATGGACTTCGTCGCCAGTTTCGGCCACCGCTTCCTGCCGCTCTACACCTTCGACTGGAAATCCGGGGACTGGCGCTACAATCACAGCTGCGGCCGCGTCTTGTTGCCAAACAATGGTGTCACCGATACTGCTTCGAGTACTAGTGCCGCTCCTGCGTCGCATGCTGGAGTAGCAAAACCAGAGCGCGACTACCAGAGCTACATGGCATTTGCTCGGAGCATGGCCGAATCCTTGCTCAGCGCTGGTCTGAAGAATGACACTCCCGCTAGGGACATTCCCAAGGCCATCGACCAGCGGTTAATTTACTTCGTCATCTGA